A genomic segment from Nicotiana sylvestris chromosome 1, ASM39365v2, whole genome shotgun sequence encodes:
- the LOC104237837 gene encoding phospholipase A(1) DAD1, chloroplastic-like, protein MEFQGIKNWDGLLDPLDDDLREEILRYGEFVEAAYCCFDFDMLSATYATCRYPTCTMLTHCGLGQSGYKVIKNLHATCAVQMPRWTERFPNLVSPRSSWIGYVAVCDDVDEIARLGRRDVVIAFRGTATCSEWLENLRATLTCLPDDMAPENSEPMVQSGLLSLYTSKNEGNPSLQDTIREEIGSILNTYSNESLSITVTGHSLGAALATLTAYDITTKFSDLPMVTVVSFGGPRVGNKSFRCQLEKNGIKVLRIVNSDDPITKVPGFVIDDVESQGAATLARLTSWLGKYMEDTQWVYAEVGKELKLSSKGNNVAKCHDLKTYLHLVNNFVSSSCPLGATAKKVVSKRKQRERKAVVV, encoded by the coding sequence ATGGAATTTCAAGGAATCAAAAATTGGGATGGTTTGCTTGATCCACTAGACGATGATCTTCGCGAGGAGATTTTAAGATACGGAGAATTTGTCGAAGCAGCCTATTGCTGCTTCGACTTTGACATGTTGTCAGCCACGTATGCAACTTGTCGGTATCCAACGTGTACGATGCTGACACACTGCGGACTAGGTCAGAGCGGGTACAAGGTAATAAAAAACTTGCATGCCACGTGTGCTGTTCAAATGCCACGGTGGACTGAGAGATTTCCTAATTTGGTGTCGCCGCGGTCCAGCTGGATTGGTTACGTGGCAGTATGCGATGACGTGGACGAGATTGCCCGGCTAGGTCGCAGAGACGTGGTGATTGCTTTTAGAGGTACTGCCACTTGTTCAGAATGGCTTGAAAATTTACGTGCCACGTTAACTTGCTTGCCTGATGACATGGCACCTGAAAATAGTGAACCCATGGTACAGAGTGGACTCTTGAGCCTGTACACTTCGAAAAATGAAGGGAATCCAAGTTTACAAGATACAATAAGAGAAGAAATTGGCAGCATTCTCAATACTTATAGTAATGAGTCTCTGAGTATAACAGTCACAGGACATAGTCTTGGAGCTGCCTTAGCTACACTTACTGCATACGATATAACAACAAAATTTAGTGATTTGCCTATGGTGACAGTAGTATCATTTGGAGGGCCTAGGGTTGGTAACAAGAGCTTTAGGTGCCAATTGGAAAAAAATGGAATAAAGGTTCTCAGAATTGTCAACTCTGATGATCCCATAACAAAAGTTCCGGGATTCGTGATTGATGACGTGGAAAGCCAAGGAGCAGCCACGCTGGCAAGATTGACAAGCTGGCTTGGAAAGTACATGGAAGATACTCAATGGGTGTATGCTGAGGTGGGGAAGGAGCTTAAGTTAAGTAGCAAAGGAAATAATGTAGCAAAATGTCACGATTTGAAGACATATTTGCACTTGGTGAACAATTTTGTTAGCTCATCGTGTCCCCTCGGGGCCACAGCTAAGAAAGTAGTATCAAAGAGAAAACAACGTGAAAGAAAAGCAGTTGTAGTTTAA